The Bos mutus isolate GX-2022 chromosome 7, NWIPB_WYAK_1.1, whole genome shotgun sequence genome window below encodes:
- the LOC102273057 gene encoding protocadherin alpha-11 yields MSATQRSGLGNGRLLLSLLLLAAWEAGSGQVHYSVPEEAKHGTFVGRIAQDLGLELAELVPRLFRVASKGRGDLLEVNLQNGILFVNSRIDREELCGRSAECSIHLEVIVDRPLQVFHVEVEVKDINDNPPVFSVREQKLLISESKQPDSRFPLEGASDADIGENAQLTYRLSKNEYFSLELLINSKPTKKLSLTLKKSLDREKTPEFNLLLTAVDGGKPELTGTVELFVRVLDINDNDPEFEQSEYKVRLMENAAKETLVIQLNATDQDEGVNGEVTYSLMSIKPKGKPLFTLDENNGEVKVNGTLDYEENKFYEIEVQATDKGNPPMAGHCTVWVEILDANDNSPEITVTSLSLPVREDTQPSTVIALISVFDRDSGDNGQVICFLTPNVPFKIVSTFKNYYSLVLDGTLDRESVSVYKLVVTARDGGSPSLSATASMSVEVADVNDNAPAFAQPEYTVFVKENNPPGCHIFTVSAWDADAQENALVSYSLVERRVGERALSSYVSVHAESGKVYALQPLDHEELELLQFQVSARDAGVPPLGSNVTLQVFVLDENDNAPALLPPGPGGGPSAVSQVVSRSVDAGHVVAKVRAVDADSGYNAWLSYELQPAAGGARSPFRVGLYTGEISTTRALDEADAPRQRLLVLVKDHGEPALTATATVLLSLEDSGQAPKASSRALSGAAGAETALVDVNVYLIIAICAVSSLLVLTLLLYTALRCSAPPSEGACGPVKPRLVCSSAVGSWSYSQERRQRVCSGEGPPKTDLMAFSPSLPPGLDREVGEERQEAGSNHSGLVSSINPFPLLEVYIDCLKKSSLFHGCLIL; encoded by the coding sequence ATGTCCGCTACTCAAAGAAGTGGATTGGGTAATGGGCGACTGCTGCTGTCGCTTCTGCTCCTCGCAGCTTGGGAGGCAGGGAGCGGCCAGGTCCACTACTCCGTCCCTGAAGAAGCCAAACACGGCACCTTCGTGGGTCGCATCGCCCAGGACCTGGGACTGGAGCTGGCGGAGCTGGTGCCGCGCCTGTTCCGGGTGGCGTCCAAAGGCCGCGGGGATCTTCTGGAGGTAAATCTGCAGAATGGCATTTTGTTTGTGAATTCTCGGATCGACCGAGAGGAGCTGTGCGGGCGGAGCGCGGAGTGCAGCATCCACCTGGAGGTGATCGTGGACCGGCCGCTGCAGGTTTTCCATGTGGAGGTGGAGGTGAAGGACATAAATGACAACCCGCCCGTGTTCTCTGTTAGAGAACAAAAGCTGCTGATTTCTGAATCTAAACAACCTGACTCTCGTTTTCCTCTAGAGGGAGCTTCTGATGCGGATATAGGAGAGAATGCTCAATTGACCTACCGACTAAGTAAAAATGAGTACTTTTCTTTAGAATTACTAATAAACAGTAAGCCGACTAAAAAACTGTCACTAACGTTAAAGAAGTCTCTAGACAGAGAGAAAACTCCGGAATTTAATTTACTGCTGACGGCTGTAGATGGAGGGAAACCAGAGCTCACTGGCACTGTTGAACTCTTCGTCCGCGTCTTGGATATTAACGACAATGATCCGGAATTTGAACAATCAGAATACAAGGTGAGATTGATGGAAAACGCAGCTAAAGAAACTCTTGTGATACAGTTAAATGCCACAGATCAAGATGAAGGAGTCAATGGGGAGGTAACATACTCCTTGATGTCAATTAAGCCCAAGGGAAAACCTTTATTTACACTAGATGAAAATAACGGAGAAGTGAAGGTCAATGGAACTTTAGACTATGAAGAAAACAAGTTTTATGAAATTGAAGTACAGGCCACAGATAAGGGGAATCCCCCAATGGCAGGTCACTGTACAGTCTGGGTTGAAATCTTAGATGCCAATGATAATTCCCCTGAAATCACTGTCACTTCCCTGTCTCTACCAGTACGAGAGGACACTCAGCCAAGCACTGTTATTGCGCTGATCAGTGTATTTGATCGAGACTCTGGTGACAATGGACAGGTAATCTGCTTTCTAACGCCCAACGTCCCCTTCAAGATCGTGTCTACGTTCAAGAACTATTATTCACTAGTGCTGGACGGCACCCTGGACCGTGAGAGCGTGTCTGTCTATAAGTTGGTGGTGACAGCGCGGGACGGGGGCTCGCCTTCGCTGTCCGCCACCGCCAGCATGTCTGTGGAGGTGGCCGACGTGAACGACAACGCGCCCGCGTTCGCGCAGCCTGAGTACACGGTGTTCGTGAAGGAGAACAACCCGCCCGGCTGCCACATCTTCACCGTGTCGGCGTGGGACGCGGACGCGCAGGAGAACGCTCTGGTGTCCTACTCGCTGGTGGAGCGGCGGGTGGGCGAGCGCGCGCTGTCGAGCTACGTGTCGGTGCACGCGGAGAGCGGCAAGGTGTACGCGCTGCAACCGCTGGACCATGAGGAGCTGGAGCTGCTGCAATTCCAGGTGAGCGCGCGCGATGCGGGCGTGCCGCCCCTGGGCAGCAACGTGACGCTGCAGGTGTTCGTGCTGGACGAGAACGACAACGCGCCTGCGCTGCTGCCGCCCGGGCCGGGTGGAGGACCCAGCGCGGTGAGCCAGGTGGTGTCTAGGTCCGTGGACGCGGGCCACGTGGTGGCGAAGGTGCGCGCGGTGGACGCGGACTCGGGCTACAACGCGTGGCTGTCGTATGAGCTGCAGCCGGCGGCGGGTGGCGCGCGCAGCCCGTTCCGTGTGGGGCTGTACACCGGCGAGATCAGCACGACGCGCGCCCTGGACGAGGCGGACGCGCCGCGCCAGCGCCTGCTGGTGCTGGTGAAGGACCACGGCGAGCCGGCGCTGACGGCCACGGCCACCGTGTTGCTGTCGCTGGAGGACAGCGGCCAGGCGCCCAAGGCCTCTTCGCGGGCGTTGTCTGGTGCAGCTGGCGCAGAGACGGCGTTAGTGGATGTGAACGTGTATCTGATCATCGCCATCTGCGCGGTGTCCAGCCTGTTGGTGCTCACGCTGCTGCTGTACACGGCGCTGCGGTGCTCGGCGCCGCCCAGCGAGGGCGCGTGCGGGCCCGTGAAGCCCAGGCTGGTGTGCTCCAGCGCGGTGGGGAGCTGGTCTTACTCGCAGGAGAGGCGACAGAGGGTGTGCTCTGGGGAGGGGCCTCCCAAGACCGACCTCATGGCCTTCAGCCCCAGCCTACCTCCGGGCCTGGATAGAGAAGTCGGAGAAGAAAGGCAGGAGGCAGGATCAAACCATTCTGGTCTGGTGAGTTCTATAAATCCTTTCCCTCTTCTTGAAGTTTATattgattgtttaaaaaaatccagtttaTTTCATGGATGTCTTATACTTTGA
- the LOC102273633 gene encoding protocadherin alpha-12, whose product MVLSWRGGSEARSLLLSVLLLAAWESGRGQVHYSVPEEAKHGTFVGRIAQDLGLELAELVPRLFRVASKGRGDLLEVNLQNGILFVNSRIDREELCGRSAECSIHLEVIVDRPLQVFHVEVEVKDINDNPPVFRGEQKLLISESAPLESRFPLEGASDADIGLNSLLTYRLSLNEYFTLKLITKTDKSILPELILRKSLDREEIPELNMLLTALDGGKPQLTESVQIQITILDVNDNAPEFDKPGYKVVLFENVPNGTRIIQLNASDLDEGPNREISYGIRTILPLSEKCMFLINPQTGEIRIYGKLDFEENNEYEIQVNAIDKGIPPMAGHCTVLVEVLDLNDNTPEVMITSLSLPVREDAQVGTVIALISVSDCDSGANGQVTCSLTPPHIPFKLVSTFKNYYSIVLDSVLDRESASNYEVVVTARDGGSPSLSATASVSVEVADVNDNAPAFPQPEYTVFVKENNPPGCHIFTVSARDADAQENALVSYSLVERRVGERALSSYLSVHAESGKVYALQPLDHEELELLQFQVSARDAGVPPLGSNVTLQVFVLDENDNAPALLPPGPGRGPSEVSQVVVRSVGAGHVVAKVRAVDADSGYNAWLSYELQPAAGGSRSPFRVGLYTGEISTTRALDEADAPRQRLLVLVKDHGEPALTATATVLLSLEDSGQAPKASSRALSGAAGAETALVDVNVYLIIAICAVSSLLVLTLLLYTALRCSAPPSEGACGPVKPRLVCSSAVGSWSYSQERRQRVCSGEGPPKTDLMAFSPCLPASGEDCLNPSSEVSPWYHLSMLVIL is encoded by the coding sequence ATGGTGCTTTCTTGGCGAGGAGGCTCCGAAGCTCGGAGCCTGCTACTCTCGGTTTTGCTCCTCGCAGCCTGGGAGTCGGGGAGGGGCCAGGTCCATTACTCGGTTCCCGAGGAGGCAAAACACGGCACCTTCGTGGGCCGCATCGCCCAGGACCTAGGACTGGAGCTGGCAGAGCTGGTGCCCCGCCTGTTCCGGGTGGCATCCAAAGGCCGCGGGGACCTTCTGGAGGTAAATCTGCAGAATGGCATTTTGTTTGTGAATTCTCGGATCGACCGGGAGGAGCTGTGCGGACGGAGCGCGGAGTGCAGCATCCACCTGGAGGTGATCGTGGACCGGCCGCTGCAGGTGTTCCATGTGGAGGTGGAGGTGAAGGACATTAACGACAACCCGCCAGTATTCAGAGGAGAACAAAAGCTACTCATTTCTGAATCTGCGCCTTTGGAGTCTCGTTTTCCTCTAGAGGGCGCTTCTGATGCGGATATCGGCCTAAACTCTCTTTTGACCTATAGGTTAAGTCTAAATGAGTATTTTACTCTTAAACTAATAACGAAAACCGACAAAAGTATATTGCCTGAACTCATTCTTCGGAAGTCACTGGATAGAGAAGAAATACCAGAACTTAATATGTTGCTGACCGCTCTGGATGGCGGTAAACCCCAGCTAACAGAATCTGTTCAGATTCAAATAACCATCCTGGATGTTAATGACAATGCTCCTGAGTTTGATAAGCCTGGCTATAAAGTGGTGCTGTTTGAAAATGTCCCAAACGGCACCAGAATCATTCAACTAAATGCTTCTGATCTAGACGAAGGACCAAACAGAGAAATTTCCTATGGAATCAGAACGATTCTGCCACTGAGtgagaaatgtatgtttttaataaatcCACAAACAGGTGAAATTAGAATTTACGGGAAACTGGATTTTGAAGAGAATAATGAGTATGAAATCCAGGTTAACGCTATTGATAAAGGGATTCCGCCCATGGCTGGTCATTGCACGGTCCTGGTGGAAGTTCTAGACCTGAATGACAATACCCCTGAGGTAATGATCACTTCGCTGTCGCTCCCAGTGCGGGAGGACGCTCAGGTGGGCACTGTCATTGCCTTGATCAGCGTGTCCGACTGTGACTCCGGCGCCAATGGACAGGTGACCTGCTCACTCACACCACCCCATATCCCCTTCAAGCTGGTGTCCACCTTCAAGAATTACTATTCGATAGTGCTGGACAGCGTCCTGGACCGCGAGAGTGCGTCGAACTATGAGGTAGTGGTGACAGCGAGGGACGGCGGCTCACCTTCTCTGTCGGCCACCGCCAGCGTGTCCGTGGAGGTGGCCGACGTGAACGACAACGCGCCCGCCTTCCCGCAGCCCGAGTACACGGTGTTCGTGAAGGAGAACAACCCGCCCGGCTGCCACATCTTCACGGTCTCGGCGCGGGACGCGGACGCGCAGGAGAACGCGCTGGTGTCCTACTCGCTGGTGGAGCGGCGGGTGGGCGAGCGCGCGCTGTCGAGCTACCTGTCCGTGCACGCGGAGAGCGGCAAGGTGTACGCGCTGCAACCGCTGGACCATGAGGAGCTGGAGCTGCTGCAGTTCCAGGTGAGCGCGCGCGACGCGGGCGTGCCGCCCCTGGGCAGCAACGTGACGCTGCAGGTGTTCGTGCTGGACGAGAACGACAACGCGCCTGCGCTGCTGCCGCCCGGGCCAGGCAGAGGACCCAGCGAGGTGAGCCAGGTGGTGGTGCGGTCGGTGGGCGCGGGCCACGTGGTGGCGAAGGTGCGCGCGGTGGACGCGGACTCGGGCTACAACGCGTGGCTGTCTTACGAGCTGCAGCCGGCGGCGGGCGGCTCGCGCAGCCCGTTCCGCGTGGGGTTGTACACCGGCGAGATCAGCACGACGCGTGCCCTGGACGAGGCGGACGCGCCGCGCCAGCGCCTGCTGGTGCTGGTGAAGGACCACGGCGAGCCGGCGCTGACGGCCACGGCCACCGTGCTGCTATCGCTGGAGGACAGCGGCCAGGCGCCCAAGGCCTCTTCGCGGGCGTTGTCTGGTGCAGCTGGTGCAGAGACGGCGTTAGTGGATGTGAACGTGTACCTGATCATCGCCATCTGCGCGGTGTCCAGCCTGTTGGTGCTCACGCTGCTGCTGTACACGGCGCTGCGGTGCTCGGCGCCGCCCAGCGAGGGCGCGTGCGGGCCGGTGAAGCCCAGGCTGGTGTGCTCCAGCGCGGTGGGGAGCTGGTCTTACTCGCAGGAGAGGCGGCAGAGGGTGTGCTCTGGGGAGGGGCCTCCCAAGACCGACCTCATGGCCTTCAGTCCCTGTCTTCCAGCGTCTGGAGAAGATTGTTTAAATCCTTCCAGTGAAGTAAGTCCTTGGTATCATTTAAGTATGTTAGTCATTTTGTAG